ACCGACGCCATCATCATGCGCGTCGCCGACGTCCAGATCAGCTTTCCCGCCATCCTCATAGCCCTGCTGGTCGACGGCGTACTGCGCGGCCTCTTGCCCCGCAACCAGCATGACGAACTGGCGGTCTACGTGCTGGTGTTCTCCATCGGCATCAGCTATTGGGTGCATTTCGCCCGCACCGTGCGGGGCACCACCATGGTCGAGAAGAACAAGGAATACGTCCAGGCGGCGCGCGTCATCGGCGTGCATCCCTGGCTGATCATGCTGCGCCACGTGCTGCCCAACGTCATGGGCCCGGTGCTGGTCATCGCCACGGTGGGCTTGGCCGTCTCGGTGCTGCTCGAGGCCACGCTCTCGTTCCTCGGCGTCGGCGTACCGCCCACTGAGCCCTCGCTGGGCACCCTGGTGCGCATCGGCAACGATTTTCTGTTCTCCGGCGAATGGTGGATCGTCATCTTCCCCGGCGTCGTGCTGGCGACGCTGGTGCTGGCCGTCAATCTGCTGGGCGACTGGCTGCGCGACGCCTTGAACCCAAGGCTGCGCTAGAGATGTCCGAGGCTCTCCTCAGCATCGAAAACCTGCGCGTCGAATTTCCCACCCGGCGCGGGACCCTGGTGGCCGTCGATGGCGTCTCGCTGCACATCGATCCCGGCGAGATCCTGGGCGTGGTGGGCGAGTCGGGGGCCGGCAAGTCGATGACCGGCAATGCCGTGATCGGTCTGCTGGAGCCGCCCGGACGGGTGGCCGGTGGCAGCATTCGGCTGGCTGGCGAGCGCATTGACGATTTGCCCTACGAGAAGATGCGCCGGATCCGCGGCCGCCACATCGGTGCCATCTTCCAGGACCCGTTGACCAGCCTCAATCCGCTCTACACCGTCAGCCGCCAGCTCGTCGAAACCATCACCACGCATCTGGACGTCAGCGACAAGGAAGCCCGCGACCAGGCGCTCTCGCTGCTCGAAGAAGTCGGCATTCCCAGCGCCGCCGAGCGCATCGACCACTACCCCCACCAGTTCTCCGGTGGCATGCGTCAGCGCGTGGTCATCGCGCTCGCGCTCTGCGCCAATCCCCGGCTGATCATCGCCGACGAGCCGACCACGGCGCTCGACGTCTCGATTCAGGCCCAGATCATCGCGCTGCTGAAACGGCTGTGCCAGGAACACGGCACCGCCGTCATGCTGGTTACCCACGACATGGGCGTGATCGCCGAGGCGGCCGACCGGGTGGCCGTGATGTACGCCGGCCGTTTGGTCGAGGTCGGCGCCGTGCGCGAGGTCGTGAAAAACGCCCGCCACCCCTACACCCGGGGCCTGATGGGCTCGATCCCTGCCATCGGCCACGACGTCGAACGGCTGACCCAGATCGACGGCGCCATGCCGCGGCTGACCCAGATCCCGCCCGGCTGCGCCTTCAATCCGCGTTGCTCCGAGGCGCAGGAGCGCTGCCGAAGCGAGCGTCCCGAGCTGGTGCCGGTGGAAGCCTCGCAGGTCTCGTGCTGGCTGTTTGCCGAAACCGGAGCAACCGTCGATGCCTGAGGCGCCAATCCTGCAGGTCAGCGGCCTGGCACGCTATTTCGACGTCTCGCCACCGCTGCTGAACCGCCTCATCGAGGGCCGCGGGTGCCAGGTCGTCAAGGCTGTCGACGGCGTCGATTTCGAAATCCGCAAGGGCCGCACCTTCTCGCTAGTCGGTGAATCGGGCTGCGGCAAGTCGACCGTGGCCCGCCTCATCGTCGGGCTCTACCAACCGACCCAGGGCCGCATCACCTTCGAGGGCGCCGATCTGGGCGCCATCGCCCGGGCCAAGGAGCTGGCGGCCGTGCGCAGCCGCATGCAGATGATCTTCCAGGACCCCTTCGCCTCGCTCAATCCACGCTGGCGGGTGGCCGACATCGTGGCCGAGCCGATCCGCCACCGCCGCCTGCTCAGTGGCCAGCGCGCCATCAGCGGCCGCGTCGGCGAACTCTTGTTGCAGGTCGGGCTCGCGACCGAGGACGGCGAAAAGTACCCGCACGAATTTTCCGGCGGCCAGCGCCAGCGCATCTCCATCGCCCGGGCGCTGGCCGGCGATCCCGATTTCCTGGTCTGCGACGAGCCGACCTCGGCGCTCGACGTCTCGGTGCAGGCCCAGATCCTTAATCTCATGAAGGATCTGCAACGCCAGTTCGACCTCACCTATCTCTTTATCAGCCACGATCTGGCGGTGGTCTACCATATCTCCGACGAGGTCGGCGTGATGTACCTGGGAAGGCTTTGCGAATGGGCCGACACGAGTACGCTCTTTGGCCGGCCGCAACACCCCTATACGCGCTTTCTGCTCGACGCCATTCCCGACCTCGACATGACCGGCCGCCAGCGCATTCCGGTGGCCGGCGAGGTGCCGAGCCCGATCAATCCGCCGTCGGGCTGCGCCTTTCACCCGCGCTGCCCCTTCGCCGACCAGCGCTGCCGCAGCCAACGGCCCGAGGCGCTGCCCTCGGGCCAGGCCATGGTGGCCTGCCATGGCGTGGAGGAGGGCAGGCTGCCCGAGGATCACAGGGCGGCACCGGATCAGCCATTAGTCTAAGGGAGTAACATAGATGTCGACACTTTTTGCCGGGGGCTTGGTTTTCGACGGCAGCGGAACGCTTCTCGATGACCACGGGGTGATGATCGCCGAGGGCCGGGTGCAGCGCCTGGCGCCGCTGGCGGAATTCGAGGGCTTCGCCGGTGAACGCGTCGACACCACGGGCGCCACTTTGATGCCCGGGCTTTTCGATTGCCACGTCCACCTCTGCTTTGGCGGCGAGCCCGATCCCTTCAAGACCCTGACCGAGCTCTCCGACGGCGCCGTCGCGCTAAAGGTTCTGGATAACGCCCAGAAGGCCTTGCGCGGCGGGGTCACGGCGTTGCGCGACTGCGGCGGCAAGGATTACCTCGAGTTCGCCGCCCGCGACGCCTGCAACGCCGGCACCTTCGCCGGCCCCACCATCCGCGCCTCGGGCCGCGTGATTTGCATGACCGGTGGCCACGGCAACCGCATCGGCCGCGTCGCCGACGGCGTCGACGAGGTGGTCAAGGCGGCGCGCGAGCAGATCCACGCCGGCTGCGACCTGGTCAAGATCATGGCCACCGGCGGCGTCATGACGCCCGGCGTCAACCCCGAGGACGCCCACTACAGCGCCGAGGAAATGGCTGCCGGTATCAGTGAGGCCCAGCGCTTCCACAAACCCACGGCAACCCACGCCCAGGGCCGCGACGGCATCCTCAATGCCGTGCGCGGCGGCATCAGCTCGGTCGAGCACGGCATCTACCTGGACGAGCGCTGTGTCGAGGAAATGGTCGAGCGCGGCACCTACCTGGTGGCGACGCTGGGGGCGATCAACAATATTCTCGTCAATACCGACCAGGGCATCCCCGACTACGCCATCGAAAAATCCCAACGGGTGGCGGAAATCCACCGCCAGGCCATCCGGCTGTTCTACAAGGCCGGCGGCAAGCTGGCGGCCGGCACCGATGCCGGCACGCCCTTCAACCTGCACGGCGACAACGCCCGCGAGCTGGGTTACCTGGTCGACGTCGGCGTCTCGCCCAGCGACGCCCTGGTGGCTGCCACCGGCAATGCGGCTGCCCTCAACCGCATCGAAGACGAAGGCCGCATCGCCGAGGGCAACCGTGCCGATCTGCTGCTGGTCGCTGGCAACCCGGTGGCCGACATCCAGGCGGCTGCCGACAAGGCCAACCACCGCGCCGTGATCAAGCGCGGCAACGTCGTCGCCGGCAGCCTGGACGCCCAGTAACCGCGGCCACGGGCCGTTTTCAATTCGCGTCCGGCTTCCAGCCGCTTCTGGCCCGGAAGGCCAGCGAGAGGATCGAGACCAGGATCGCCGTAAACAGGAACGAGGTCACGAGCTGCACGAAGGGCAGCAGTGCCAATAGGGCCGGCAACTCGCCGAGCTCGATGACCAGGGCCCGGAGCAACTGATCCACGACACCCAGCGGAATGGCGCCCAGCATGGTGGCGGCGAAGATGCGCCAGCCCGAGCCGCTGGTCTCGGCCCAGGCCGTCTCCAGACCGCCCGTTCTGTCCACCGAGATCGAGGGCAGGATGAAAGAGAATCGCACGCTGCAAAAGAAGCCGCCGGCGAAGATCGCCAGCATGACCAGGCCGACCCCGGCCATGGCGCCGGCCTGCACGGTCCAGTGGCTCTTCTGCAATAGCGGCGGCACGATGAAAAGCGGCAGGAAAGCCACCACGAAAGGCAGCGCCAACAAAAGCGCGTAGAAGAAGAACCGAGCCTCCCGGCGCCCAAATCGGAATCCCAGCCAGCGCCGGTCCTGGGGCCGGCCCAGCAGCACGTAACGGTGCCAGGCGACGGCGAAGGCGATCCAGAAGAGCCAGCGCAGGGGCTGCTCGAGCAACAGCCTGACCAGGGTGTGGAGCTCGAGGCGGGCGGCCAGGCCATCGCCGGCCAGCAGCACCAGATAGCTCAGCCCCAGCGGCAGCGCCGCCAGGGCGGCAAAGGCCGTGATGTTGGCAAAGACCAGGCGGTAGGCCCGGCCGATGGTCGACCACACCGGTAGTTTGCCGCCTTCCCCTGTCGTCATCGCTGTGCCCGGATCCAGCCTCGTTGCCATGATGACACAAACGCCGGCAAATGATTCCGCCTGTGATCCGTCGGGAAAGCCTGGCGCTTCCGGGCAAGAATCGGATTCAATATATTTTTCAATGGGTTAAAACGCTACTCCCGAAATTTTTTCATCTGGCACACGGGTTGCGAGGGACCCTGACGAGGCGGCATGAGCCGGGCCTCAGCGCAACGGGAGAACACCGATGTACATGACTTTCGAGAACTACAACGAGTTTCGCGACCTTTTGGGTGCCGACGCCGACGACATCATGGGCAAGCAGAGCCGCCACGACCGTCATCTCGCCGCCGCCAGCAAGGAGCTGGAAACGCTGGGCGACGACCTCAGCCTGGATGAGCTCTGGGACGAGACCGAAGACTTCGCGGTCCACTAAACACCACTATCTTCAGCTTGCCGGGGGGGGGGGCCTCAGCGGCCACCCCGCGGCAGCTCTTTTGCGCGAATCGTTCAAGATCATCGCGCAATATATTGATCCCAAAAGAAAAAATTGACAATATCTGGTGCCTCAGTCAATATGTAGGAGCCTGATAGAGATTTATATACCAGATGGGGGTTTTCCTCAGGCACAGCCCCCCGCGGAGTGGGACGCAGGGATCATGCACGACAACGGCTTCCGTTCGATCGCCCGGGTCATCCTGGGCTTTTCCTTTCTGGCGCTGTGGGTGATCGCCAGCGCCGTATTCGCCGGTTTTTTCGAGGCCGTCTGCCAGGCCTGCCTGCCGGCGGAACTGAAGGCCATGCTGTTCGCAGTCGTCGGTTTGGCGGTGGCCGGCAGCGGCAGCTTGGTGATCTGGCACCGCCATCGCAACCTTTTCGAGGATCCCCAGGCCGGGCCACACCACCCTTGACCGTAAGATCTTGCCCGGTCTGGGCCTGACGGCGCCGGGGCGCGAGGTCGGCCGTGACCGGATTGGAAATGCGGGCTAGGTTCGGCCATGCTGCTGCGCCCGCTTGCTTTCCTTGGCCGCCATGCCACCACGGCCATGGCGCTTTGCCTGTTGATCGGCATCGTGGCCCAGCCCCTGGCGGCTCTGCTCAGGCCGACGTTGACGCCGGCGGTGGCGGCGCTGTTGCTGTTCACCATGATCCGCATCGAATGGCGCGACGTGCTGGGCTATCGCCACCGCCCCTTCCTGGTGCTGGGCCTGCTGGGCTGGATGCTGGTGCTGTCGCCGCTGCTGGCGGCCGGATTGCTGGCGTTCTTGCCCTTGGGCCCAGGGCTGACGACGGCACTCATTCTGATGGCGGCTTCGTGTTCGTTGTCGTCTACCCCGGCTCTGGCACTGATGCTGGGGCTCGACGCCGCACTCGGGCTTGTCGTCATGGTGGGGGGGACGCTGTTGCTGCCGTTCACGCTGCCGCTGGTGGCCGTCGAACTGCTGGGCCTCGACGTGGCGGTCGACGCTTTCGGGCTCTGGCTCAGGCTGGCCGGGCTGATCGGCGGCGGTGCCGTGGCCGCCGTCGCCATCCGCCGCATCGTCGGCCGCCGGCGCTTGGCCGAGCACGGCCAAGTGGTCG
This genomic window from Alphaproteobacteria bacterium contains:
- a CDS encoding amidohydrolase family protein, with amino-acid sequence MSTLFAGGLVFDGSGTLLDDHGVMIAEGRVQRLAPLAEFEGFAGERVDTTGATLMPGLFDCHVHLCFGGEPDPFKTLTELSDGAVALKVLDNAQKALRGGVTALRDCGGKDYLEFAARDACNAGTFAGPTIRASGRVICMTGGHGNRIGRVADGVDEVVKAAREQIHAGCDLVKIMATGGVMTPGVNPEDAHYSAEEMAAGISEAQRFHKPTATHAQGRDGILNAVRGGISSVEHGIYLDERCVEEMVERGTYLVATLGAINNILVNTDQGIPDYAIEKSQRVAEIHRQAIRLFYKAGGKLAAGTDAGTPFNLHGDNARELGYLVDVGVSPSDALVAATGNAAALNRIEDEGRIAEGNRADLLLVAGNPVADIQAAADKANHRAVIKRGNVVAGSLDAQ
- a CDS encoding ATP-binding cassette domain-containing protein, with the translated sequence MPEAPILQVSGLARYFDVSPPLLNRLIEGRGCQVVKAVDGVDFEIRKGRTFSLVGESGCGKSTVARLIVGLYQPTQGRITFEGADLGAIARAKELAAVRSRMQMIFQDPFASLNPRWRVADIVAEPIRHRRLLSGQRAISGRVGELLLQVGLATEDGEKYPHEFSGGQRQRISIARALAGDPDFLVCDEPTSALDVSVQAQILNLMKDLQRQFDLTYLFISHDLAVVYHISDEVGVMYLGRLCEWADTSTLFGRPQHPYTRFLLDAIPDLDMTGRQRIPVAGEVPSPINPPSGCAFHPRCPFADQRCRSQRPEALPSGQAMVACHGVEEGRLPEDHRAAPDQPLV
- a CDS encoding ABC transporter permease, encoding MNVSARLRDNIERFFDSDIYFSFRSSKVTMIAGAVTAAMLFGALFASWLSPQNPFDPAALDLMDAFTPPVWYEEGNWTYMLGTDDQGRDMLSALLYGSRVSLLVGFASIVFAMVLGIGLGLVSGYIGGTTDAIIMRVADVQISFPAILIALLVDGVLRGLLPRNQHDELAVYVLVFSIGISYWVHFARTVRGTTMVEKNKEYVQAARVIGVHPWLIMLRHVLPNVMGPVLVIATVGLAVSVLLEATLSFLGVGVPPTEPSLGTLVRIGNDFLFSGEWWIVIFPGVVLATLVLAVNLLGDWLRDALNPRLR
- a CDS encoding ABC transporter ATP-binding protein, giving the protein MSEALLSIENLRVEFPTRRGTLVAVDGVSLHIDPGEILGVVGESGAGKSMTGNAVIGLLEPPGRVAGGSIRLAGERIDDLPYEKMRRIRGRHIGAIFQDPLTSLNPLYTVSRQLVETITTHLDVSDKEARDQALSLLEEVGIPSAAERIDHYPHQFSGGMRQRVVIALALCANPRLIIADEPTTALDVSIQAQIIALLKRLCQEHGTAVMLVTHDMGVIAEAADRVAVMYAGRLVEVGAVREVVKNARHPYTRGLMGSIPAIGHDVERLTQIDGAMPRLTQIPPGCAFNPRCSEAQERCRSERPELVPVEASQVSCWLFAETGATVDA